CCAAACACAGAAATCTCAGAGGCAAGGATTATTTTAACTCTAAAAACATGGATAAAAATGACAAGTAATAATAAAACAAGCAGAACTGTCGGAAAAAATATGGACAGAATAATGGAACTACTCTCCAAGTTACGTTTTTACGGTATGCTTGAAACATATAGAAATGACTGCAGGACCACATCCTCTGATGGTATGACAAACGATGAGTTTCTTAAATGGCTTCTTGAAAGCGAATATGATTACAGACGCAATGTAAGCATTGAGAGACTGATAAAGTCTGCAAACTTCAGATATAAGGCATATATGGAAAAAATAGACTATACCATAAAACGTAACCTTGACCGTAACCAGCTTGAGAGACTTGCATCTCTTGATTTTATAAGAGACGGACAGAATGTTTTCATCACGGGAAGCTCCGGTACAGGTAAAAGCTATATAGCTTCAGCCATAGGATATGAGGCATGTAAGAATGGAATAAAGACTTTGTATTCAAATGCGTCAAAGCTTATGGGACAGCTTAAAATTGCCAAAAACAAGGGCACTATAGAATCTGAGATGAAAAAAATAGAAAAGTGTCAACTGCTGATTCTTGACGATCTGTTTCTTATAGGACTGGATACCAGGGAAAGGTCAATCCTTATGGAAATAATAGAAGACAGACACGGATTAAAATCAATCATAATAACATCACAACTTCCTGTCGAAAGCCGGTATGATGCAATTGGTGATCCTACAGTAGCTGACGCAATCCTGGACAGAATTGTACATACAGCACACAAGATTGAACTTACCGGGGATTCTGTAAGAAAGATTAATGCTAAAAAGAAATAGTATATATTGTAGATTATTATAATTGAAAATGACCCGGGTTAAAATGCATTTTTCTTTATTTAAATCTAATATTTTTTTGATGGGTCAATTTAGAGTATAATAGTGGGTCAATCGACTTTAAATTTTCCACATTTACAACAACTTAAAAGGTTTTCGGTGCAAGCCGCAAAACAGCTCTGTGTGGCTGGTGCAAGGAGGTGTGTCGTAATGCACGATACACCTTCTTTTTTATTCATTACTATACAACTCGGTTCATTTTCTTTAAGCTGCGATATTTTGAGGATTTCTTTGATTTATGTGTTCGCAACATCTAAATATAGCTACTGTAAACTCATAAAACCGTCTAATCAGCCAATCCATACCTTCTTTAGCCATTTTTGCACACATCTTTTTTATATTGAAGGCAACGGCAAAGAAGGCAAAGTCCATGAAGACCTTATCCTTTCCAAAATGGCGGAAACGTTTGTAATTCATATTGTTTTTCATTTGTCCGAACACGGCTTCCGGTTCTATGCATCTCTGTCCTCTGTGTTTCAGTCCTTCCTTGGAACATAGCAACTCTTTAGCTTTCTGCCTGTATTTTCTGAGCCTGTGATTCAGTTCTATCGTCCTGTTTCCTTTTGCTTTAAAACATCGGCATCTTAGCGGACAGCCTTCACATCTGACGGCTCTGTATCTGGCATTCTCGCTGACATATCCGGATGCGGTTTTCACATGTCCGGTCCCTATTCTTTGCATCTTCTGTCCCATGGGGCAAATGCAAAAGTCATGTTCTTCATTGTAGTAGAAGTTTTCCGCCTTGAACGGGTCCGGTTTGAACCTCGACCGCTGTTCCATGTGGAAGTAGTTGTACTTGACGTAGGCTTCCATACCGTTTTCTGACATGAAGCGGTAATTCTCCTCAGAACCGTAGCCGGAATCGGCCACCACCGTATGGGCCAACCTGTCATATCTGCCTGAGAAGGATTGCAGGAAAGGTATCATGGTCAGTGTATCCGTAGGGTTCGGGAAGAGTGCAAAATCGGTAATGAACTGGTTCTCGGTGCCGATCTGGAGGTTGTAACCGGGCTTTGTCTGGCCGTTACGCATGGCATCCTCCTTCATTCTCATGAAAGTAGCGTCCTTGTCCGTTTTGGAATAGGAGTTCCTGTCCTGCAGCGTGTCCAGATGGTTGTCGTATTCCTGCAGCGTGTCCCTGTGCTCCTCCAGTTCCTTCAGCTGTTTGCGTTTCTTTTTCAACGCAGTCTTTTCCTCTTTCGTGGAGGGTTCAGGAACCTGTTCAAGGGCTTGACGCAATTCTCCCGCCATTTCAGTCAGCATGGCCGGAGTGAATTCTATTTCCTCATTGCTTTCCGATGAGTTCTCCTGGGCGATGACATCGTCTGTCTGTTCCAACAGGACATGTATCTTCTTCATCAGGCGTTCACGGTTCCGCTCAACCGTTTTTCGCCAGACGAAAGTATACTTGTTGGCTTTGGACTCAATCTTGGTCCCGTCAATATATTCCACATTCAGGCTGATGAAGCCTTTGGAAGAGAGAAGGAGTACGGTTTGGGTAAATACTTCGTTGATTTCCTTCTTCACCCGGTTGCGGAAACGGTTGATGGTAATGAAATCCGGTTTCTCATATCCGGCAAGCCAGATATAATGGATGTCACGGTGAAGGAGCTTTTCAATTTTCCGGCAGGAATAGACGTTGTTCATATAGGCATATAGAATGACCTTGAGCATCATCCTGGGATGGTAAGGGCTGCGGCCGCATTCCTTATACAACTTCCTGAAACTTTCAAGATTCAGGCTATCAACCAGAGCGTTAACCATGCGCACCGGATCATTCTCTGCAATATCCTCGTCAATTCTTTGAGGAAAAAGAACTGTTTGGTTGGGATTGTAAGGACGAAAATGTATCTTTGTCATAGTATAAATTGTATGCTTAAAGATACAAATTCTTTAGGTAATAACAAAGCCCCAGCTTGTGAAAGTAGGGGCTTTGTGCATAAAAAAAGAAGGTGCGCATTTTGACACACCTTCTTGCACCACAGAAATACACACTGAAAATCAATACTTTACACTTCGAGTAAAACCACTGGTGCAACCTCGTTTCTTGCACCGCCTCCTGCTTTTATGCTTTTCCTGTAATCCGGTAATCCCGAAAAATAAAAAATCCCCCGAAACATTTCCCTTTTTCGGTCAAAATCCCTATATTTGCATCAGTTCCAAGAGCAAAGCGAAGCAATGCAGCGAAACCCGCACAGCTACCAAATCGCTACCGGCTACCGAACTTTCTACTCTTTAAGTCTTATCTACCAACCGATTACAAAAAAACGATTGTTTTTTTTGAAAAAAACTTTCTTTTTTCTTGAGATAATGGATGAAAAATGAGGTGCAGACAGATTCTTAATGAAAAGAAGAAAGTATTTTTGCAGAAAATGGAATGATGATGTATATCAATTGTCTCTTTTAAACAAGTAAAAAAGGAATGTCTCTTCCCTGGTTTAAGGAAGAGAATAGGAGAGGGGAATAATTGTTTTGTGTGCGATATAAATGCCGGGCAAGATGTATGATTACATTTGCTTGTAATCCTTGGCCAATCCTCCTTCACTTGTTTCTTTATAGAGTGACGGTAGGTCATGTCCGGTCTGTTGCATCACTTGCACTACTTTATCGAAAGAGACACGGTGCATGCCATCGGTGAAAGCTGAATAAAGATTAGCATCCAGCGCACGTGCGGCGGCGTATGCATTTCGTTCGATGCAGGGAATTTGTACCAATCCGCATACCGGGTCGCATGTCATTCCCAAATGGTGTTCCAAGCCCATTTCTGCTGCATACTCAATTTGTGCAGGACTGCCCCCGAACAATTGATTGGCGGCAGCCGAAGCCATTGCGCAGGCAACGCCTACTTCTCCCTGACAACCTACTTCTGCTCCGGAAATGGATGCGTTGAATTTGACGATATTGCCAAACAGGCCGGCAGTGGCTAACGCACGTAAAATGCGCATATCGCTAAAGTCACGGCTTTTTTGAAGATGATAAAGTACGGCAGGCATGACTCCGCAGGAACCACAAGTAGGAGCGGTTACTATTTTACCACCGGAAGCATTTTCTTCACTTACGGCTAAAGCATAAGAGAAGACGAGTCCTCTGGATTGCAGGGATTGTTTGTATCCGGTAGCACGTATGTAATAAGTGGAAGCTTTCCGCCGGAGATTTAGTGGTCCGGGTAGTACGCCTTCTGCTTCGAGTCCACGGTGGATGGCATCTTTCATGGTAGTCCATACTTCAGCCAGGTAGTCCCATATATCTTCTTCTTCACATTCTTTTACATATTCCCAATAACTTTTTCCGGTATCTTCACACCATTGGAGTATTTCGGTCATGTTTTCCATACCATATACATCGGGGCTTTCGATGGTTGGATTGTTATTATTTTCTGCCAGTGCACCACCGCCGATGCTATAAACAGTCCAATTCTCCTGCACTTTATTGTTGCTATCCAGAGCTGCGAATGTCATTCCGTTCGGATGAAACGGTAGAAAGACTTTGGGCTGCCACACAATTTCTACCGGGGCAATGGGTTGCAAGGTGTCTATGATGGCCACATCCGTCATGTGGCCTTTGCCTGTAGCAGCTAAACTACCGTAAAGGGTTACTTTAAAAGATGCAGCATCCGGATGACGCTCCAGAAACATTTCGGCAGCTTTACGTGGTCCCATAGTGTGGCTACTGGAAGGTCCTGTGCCTATTCTGTATAGCTCTTTAATCGATTTCATGACTGATGATGTGTTTTTGTTAATACCATTTCTTTTTTCTGAAGTACAAATATACAATAATACCGATAATTGCCATTACAATCCAAGCAAATAAATACCCGTATTGCCATTCGAGCTCGGGCATCCATTTGTTCTTTGGACGTTTTGTTTACAGGTTAGTCCAAATCGACTACTGTGATTCCGGCACCGCCAAACTGCACATGTTCGTCGGCATAGTGATTCACTCCCGGTACGGTGGCCAGATACTGGCGGATTAGTGTACGAAGTATTCCCGTTCCTGTGCCGTGAAGGATACGTACACGGTTCATGCCGACTAATATGGCGTCATCAATAAAATAGGTGACTGCTTGCAGAGCTTCGTCTCCGCGCATTCCGCGTACGTCAATGTCTTGTTTGAAGCTAAGCTTCTTTTCGTACATCTGATCGTGTGTCTGGCTACTGACAAAGGTGCTTTTGGCGATTCCTTCCGTCTTGGGTGCGTTATTGGTACGTTCCAGACGGTCTGTTTTTACGGTCGTTTTTATACTTCCAAAAGCAACGGTCGCATTTTTACCATTGATTTCCATCACTTGGCCGACACTTGTCTGTCCTTTGATTTTTACATTATCACCTACTGCAATCGGCACTATTTTAGGAGCACTTGACGGGGAAGAGGCTGCGGCTTTCGGTTCGTTTTTCTTATTTTTCTTCCGTTCTTGTTTCTCCTTTAATTTCTCCATTTTCCGCGCAATCTTCTCTTCATGCTCTTTAGAAGCCAGCGCATCTAAAGAAGTACGGAAGTCTGTCAGCTCCTGACGTGCTTGGCGTGTCTTTTCCTTTTCAGCTTGTGCTTCCTTGATGGTGCGTATTGTATTTTCAATGCGTGCATTGGATTCCTGGAGCATCCGTTCCGCTTCTTCTTTTGCTTGCCGGATGATCTCTTTCCTTGATTTCTGTAACTCTTCCATTTCCGTTTGGTAGCGGGCAATGGTTTCTTCCATGTGCTTTTCCCGTTGACGGATAGTTTGACGTTTTCCTTCCCAGTAACGCTTGTCGCGCACGATGTCCTGAAGGTATTTGTCGGCATTGATATATTCGCTTCCTACGATTTCCGAAGCATCTGCAATGACATCTTCCGGCAATCCGATTTTTCGTGCGATTTCTACGGCAAACGAACTTCCGGGATTTCCGATTTGTAGTTGGAAAAGTGCTTGCATGAGATGGCGGTCGTAAAGCATGGCTCCGTTCACTACTCCTTCATGATCTTCGGCAAAATGTTTCAGATTCTGGTAGTGGGTGGTGATGACTCCGAAGGTTCTTTTCTGGTTGAAACGTTTCAGGACGGCTTCGGCAATAGCACCTCCAATTTGCGGTTCCGTACCTCCACCGAACTCGTCAATCAGGATAAGGCTCCGTTTGTTGCAACTTTTCATCATGATTTTCATATTGGTCAGGTGAGAAGAGTAGGTACTCAAATCGTCTTCAATAGATTGCTCATCACCAATATCGATAAAGATGCTGCTGAATATACCGGTGTGACTGCGTTCGTGCAAGGGAATGAGCATACCGCATTGCAACATATATTGCAGTAAACCGACTGTTTTGAGGCAGACGGACTTACCTCCGGCATTCGGACCGGATATAATAAGAATACGTTGTTTTTGATTCAGTTCTATATCCAGCGGTACGACTTTCTTTCCGTGTTTGGCAAGTGAAAGTTGTAATAAAGGATGCACAGCCATTGTCCAGTCCAGTAGTTGCTCATTCTCTACAGCGGGCTTCAGGCTATTGGTCTGTATGGCGAAATAGCTTTTCGCACGGATAAAATCTATTTCTGCCAGAAATTCGTATGATTGAAGAATTTCCGGGATAGACGGACGGAGCACGTTTGAAAACTCGGTAAGGATGCGAATAATTTCGCGTCGTTCGTCGCCTTCGAGTTCGCGAATACGGTTGTTGGCTTCTACGACTTCCGCCGGTTCTATAAACACGGTTTTTCCGCTAGCGGATTCGTCGTGTACAATACCTTTGATTTTTCGCTTGAGTCCGGGGGCGACGGGGATTACCAAACGTCCGTCACGCATGGTGGGAGCTACGTCTTTATCTACGTATCCTTCGGATTGTGCGTTGCGCAAGATGCTGTTTAACGAGCGGGAAATATTTCCCATCGTACTGGCAAGCTCGCGACGTATACGGGCTAATTCGGTGGAAGCATTATCCTTGATTTTTCCATATTTGTTAAGGATGCCGTCTATTTTTCCTATCAGTTGTGGGAAAACGGCTATATCTCCTGCCAATCGTTTCAGGCTGGGGTAGGGGGTGTCGTTCTCTTCTTCATCTTCATTTCGATGGAGAAAGCGTACAATGTCACGGATGGTTTCTAACGAACGGCGCAGGTCGAATAGTTCTTGCTCGTCCAGATACATTCCTTCTATCCGCACTCGCTTTAGCGAAGGGCGGACATCAAAGAAAAATTGATCGGGAAATCCATCTTCTTCCTGAATGATGCGAACAAACTCTGTTACCTGGTTTAATTTTTCCTCTACTTCTTCATATTGCTCAGAAAAGTTCATGTCTGTGACTCTTTCTTCGCCTAAAGTGCTGAGACACTTATCTTTTAGTAACTGCCTGATTTGATCGAATCCTATCTTTTGCTCAAAATTTTGAGGGTATATCATATCTTTGTTCTTACTAATGGACTGCAAAAATACGATTATTTTGCGAAAAAATTATCAGAATGTTTGCAGATTTAAAAATGATTCGTATCTTTGCACCGCTTTCAACGGAAAGCACTTCTGATAAAGGAGTTTTGGAGAGGTGGCAGAGTGGTCGATTGCGGCGGTCTTGAAAACCGTTGTACTGCGAGGTACCCGGGGTTCGAATCCCTGTCTCTCCGCAATAAACGCTGAAAATCAGCAAATTGCAAAGCAAACACCCAATTTTACACCCAAGAATGTAAAATTGGGTGTTTTTGTATTCTTTAAGATTGATAGTATGGGAAGGTAAGTGGAAAACCTCCCTTTTAACGTGCAAACCACTTGTTTTTTCTTGGATATAACGGGGAATTTACGGATTAATCTCAACTATTAAAAACTGTCATTCAACAAGTTCAAATTCACATTTTCCCGATTCACATCCATTGAATATAACAGCAATCTGATGAATGCCGGGATAAAAAGTTCTTGTCGTTATGGGGCGAAACGAATGTTTCCTATTGACTTCCGTAATGGAGTTTCCTTTGTATTCCTTCTCACTGATTTTATAGACTTTCCTCGTCATCTCTCCATTCATTTTCCGATAATAGATTCCGTATTCCAATCTTATTGTCCGTTTTTCCGTATTATAATTGTTTAGATTAAAACAAAATTCAACAGAATCACCCATTTTTATTCTTTTTGTAAGAATCTTAAAGTCACCTATGCTGATATTGTCATTCAAACTCAGTCCAAACAGGTTCAATATCTCGTGATTCCCCTGCTTAAGCAATGTTCGGCATCCATGCTTGATAACCCAATCAATATTCTCTGATTGCCCTTTCCATTTTTTAGCCAAAGCAATTACGATTTGTGGATTATCCTTTGAAATATCGTTCAGGTTATTGGCAACACTCAACCTTACAAACCTGGATGGATCGTTTTTCAGATTTTCCATAATCGGAATGATGGGAGCTGGATTTTCTTTTAATTTAGGCAATGACATCGCCCACGGCAGACGAGGTCTGCACCCTTCCGATGCAAGCCTCCTTACCCCCCAGTGCGGATGTTTTGACCAAGCCAACATCTGTTTCATCATTTCATCTTGATATTTCACAATAAAGGCATGGGTCACAAATTCGCAAGTCGTGAATTGCGTAATTCGCTCAATGGCTTTCACTGATGTCTCATAGTCCTCTATTCCATATCGCTCCACATAATGGTCCAAAATAACCCCATATTCTAATGTCAGCAAATTGAAATTTTTATCGTCTATCTTTGAAAAATCGAGCAGTCTAACTTTTACACAGTCTAATAATTTAAAGATTTTCGCAACAGCTTCTTTATACTCGGTTGGCATAAACTTGTGCAGAACAGTAGTTATGTGTGCAATCCGCTGCTTATAACCTCTGTTCTCCCATTCTTCATCCATAACTAAAGTTACAAACTTGTCTACACTCATGTTCTGGAGAACAAGAGACAAGTCGTTGACAAACCTTCCAAAGAATGGCTTATCAAACATATTTTTAAAAGATTCTGCCATTACTTTTATCTTACTACTATACCATTTTCGATGTTGATTTCAATTTCATAGTCCTTTATATCCTTGATTCCGATGCCGCTATGAGTTCTTTATCTGCTTCGATATTCTTCATCTACAAAATAATACAATGCTCCATAGCACGATGGAGCGATTTATAAATGCAGAAGCACAAACTACTGATGCAACACTCGAAGTCGAAAGTCGTAGGAAACCTTGTGTACAGATGTAGAGGTAGCAGCCCATGCTGTATGCGTGAGAACCACTATGCAATCCCAGTACACTGGTGAATTTCCTACGTTCTCGACTTACAAGAGAGCATAACGCTTCTTATTTTCTTATTTCTTGGAAAGAGTTGCCCCTATCCGAATGCAAAATTAGTTATTTTATTGATGTTTTGGATTATATAGAGCGGAATTATAGCTTGAATCCTCTATTTTTTCTTGGCTCTTCCGCTGACTGTCGTAAACTTTGCCGTAATTTATTCCACTGTTCTTTGAACCATTCGTCTATCGACTGCTTGTTTATGGTCAGTATCAGTTTGCTATCATCGGTTGGATTCTTTTCCACCTTGAAAATATCATTCTTGATGTCAAACTTCCGTCTGTGTTCTTCGGAATAAATCCTGCCATTGCACCTGATAGCCTCTTTCTTGGTCAGGAGGCTCTCTATCATTTCTTTGGTGAAGCCGATGGCAGCACACAATTTTTCCATTCTCAACATCTCCCTGAGCATCGGAAACCACTTGAAAGCCTTTTCAAGCAAGGTATTCAGCCGTGATATTTCCTTGTCTTTGGCTTCAAGTTCCTGATTGTGTATTCCTTGAAGATTGCGTATCTGCTTGCCGTGCTGTTCCTGCATACGTTGCATTTGGGCTTTCAAGTCATCAATGCCCTTGTCCCGTTTGGCAATTTCCTGACGCAATTCGTCATTGGATTGCTCCAGTTTCTTCATTTTCCCGCTGCCGAAAAGAGAACCCACTCCGCTTGCTATGACAGTGGCAGCATCGGTAGCCACGCTTTTGAGCTTGTCCGTGCGTATCTCCGATTTTACCTGTCTGAGTTCCTGTTCTGCAAGGTTTACCTGCTGTTCCTTATGCCGCTTTATGGCTTCTATGCGTTGCAGTTCGGCTTTCTGTTTCTCAATGATGAAATCGTTTCGTTCCAAATGTTCTTTGCCAGTAACATTTTTTGATTGCCCACGTTCCATCATTAGAATGTCTGATGCCAAAGTCTGCATTGCTGCCATATCCTCGTCATTGAGTTTGCGGCTCTTTCCTGTATCGTGGTTCATCCAGTCAAAAACAATATGGGCATGATAATTCGGCTTGAACCATTTTCCACCCACTTGGAAACTCTCCTTGTCTTCTGTGTCAGGCTTTCCACCCAGCCAATGCCCCTCATCCTTATGCAGGAATATTTGGAGTGGCGTGATGCCCCAGCGTCTTTGGCACTCCTCGCCAAATTTATGCACATCTGCCAGTGTGGTGTCAGGTCTGATGAGCAATACTCCCTCACGTATGGGGGAACATCCTGCCACCTTGATTATTTTACCATTCTTTCCTTTGCGTTCCCGCTCTTTTTCCTGCATGGCACGTCCGGTCTTTTCCTTGACCATCCGTTTGATATTGTCGTAGTGCGTTTGCAGTTCGAGAGTGCCGAAGTTCGGGTTTATCCATTGTTCGTTGTCGGCAGAAAGTTCGGACACAACATAGATTTTGGACATCCCGATGTTTCGTATATACTCGGCAGTCCTTCGGTTATGCGCCTCACTCGATGCGATGTTGCAAGGCTTTATGTGTATGCTTGATTTTGTTGCCATAGCTTCTTTTTTTTGTTTACATTAGATTACTTTGTCCGCTTCCGTAACGGGGTTCTTAGGGGTAACCCATAAGCGGAGATTGCAAAGAGAGGGTCACTCTTTGCTCGGGGTTCTCAGGGGTGAAACGCCCTGAGTGGGTCATTAGGGCAAAGTCCTAATCCCCTCGGGAGAGCCCACAACTACGAAAGCGGAGCGTGTAGTTATAGTGGGCTATAACCGAAAGCCGTTCTTCTTTTTCGGTGGCTGGGTGTGCGTCTCTTTTACGGATTGGATTTGCCCTTTTCTTTCAGCCTGTTTCTGTAGGTATTCGTTCAAGTCCTTGCATTCGCTGTAGGTCTGCGAAGCGTCACGGATGTATAAATCCCTGCCGTATTCCATACGGATTTGCCGGAGTGCTTCCATCCCTGCACGGTCATTGTCAAAGAAACAATGGATGCGCTCGTAGCTACCCAAAGGATAGAGAGCCTTGCTTACATTCGATACGGAGTTCAGCACAATGTAGTCCTGTCCGTCCAACTCCGGATAATTCGGGCAGCTCTCCTGTCTCAATGTCAGAAAGGAGAGGTAGTCCATGAATCCCTCGAACACATAACACGTTTCCCTCGCTTTTCCCGACTGTCTGATATGGGAGATTTCCTTAGGGGCTATACAGCCTTTGAAATAGCGGTTGCGAATCTCATAGCCGCCCGATACATTAGGAAAGGCAATGGCGAAATACCGCCTGCCGTTGTTGGTGAAATGAGCTTCTCTGCATTCTCTTTTTGCCAGTTCCGTATTTATTCCCCTTTCCTGCAAATAGGAGAGCAGGGCAGGAGAAGAGAGCGGTACAATCTCCAGTTGCTGGAAACTTGGCTCGGAAAATGATTGCTTGCCAAAAGAGAAAGACACTGGGCGGATGTGTGGTGTCTGTTCCTCAATTTTCTGTAAGATGTAGGAAATGCAGGTGGAACAATAAAGCTCCTGTGCCAGTTCGATGATGCCGCCACCTTTGCCGAGTGCAAAATCATACCATTGGTTACGTTCTGTATTCACTTTGAACGAGGCTTCCGTTTCTTCCCTTAGCGGTGATTTATACCATAGGTTGATACCCTGTTGTTTGACGGGAGAATATCCCAAACTGTGAAGATAATCTGCTATCCTGATTTGCTTGGTTGTCTGTATATCCATAAAATGATTGTTTTAGTAGTTGGTGAATTGATTTATTTTTCTTTTCGCCCGTACCATTTTAAGAAGTACGGTCTATATAACCACTTCACTAAATTGTCGTATATATAGAGTACGGCAATAAAGTGAAGCGGTTTATCCATTCCTTGCATCACTTCGCTTTATCCTTAATATATAGACCCACAGAATAAAGTGAAGCGATTACAAGCAACAGGCTAATAGTGGAAGTCGGGCATGAATGTGTATTTTCTGCCGTTCTCCTGCACTATCATCCGCTTGTTGCGAAGCATGGTGATGAGCGGTACCGCCTTTTGATGGTTCAGCTTTACACCTATTGACGTATAGCTTTTGATTAAGGCATCTTCCAGCTCCTTGTAGCCATATTCCTCTTTCAGTCCGAAAACCGCTTCCAGTGCGATGCGGTGCTGTTGTTCGGTGATGTGCCTGTAAGGGTCGAACTTTTCTTCCTCGGGTCTTCCCGGTTTCCTGCTTTCTGTTTTGTAACCCTCTATGAGTTCGGGCAAGGCACTGTCGTTGATGCGAAAGGCAAAAGGCTCGAAATCCATTGCCCGGATGTGCATGGCTGAAACACTGCTTATATCCCCGTTACTCTTGTCCTTTTCCACCAGCAATACGGTTTCCGCCTTATTGTTTAACTCCGTGCCGATATGCCCTCTCGCATTCTCATCCCCTTTGTTCTGATGCAGTATCGTATGGATATGTATCTGCCTGTCGTCCGTCCACTGCATCAGTTTGGATATGATGCGTGTGGATTCGCCGGAACTGTTGATATCATATACCATGTCACGGATACCATCTATGATTACAAGACCAATGTCGGGCGTATTATAGATAGCCTGTTCGACAATCTTTATACGCTGCTCAGGTGTGTATTTTCTCAAGGCGAGAAACTCAAGGTTCTCATTATCCCTGTCATCAGGCAAGCCTGCCATCCGTAAAATACGTTTCATGACTTTCAGACAATGATAAGGACTTTGCTCCGTATCAACATAAAGCACTTTCCGCTTCCCGTCGGAGAGTTCCGCTACATACCGCAACACTGTGCCATTCTTCAATGCGGCGGCTACGATAGCCGAAACATTGAATGTCTTTTTACTTTTGGCTTTGCCGATGGATGCACTGAAATTGCCCAATGTCCCAATGACAGAACCATGCACTTTGAGGATTTCAGGTGCTTTCTCATAACTTTTCGACAGACTCAAACGTGAGGCTTGCCAAAGGATTACGGCTTCTTCTGCCGATATGTCCTTAAACTCTTTCATATAGTCCATAGCCATTCCTCCCGTTATTTCCGTCCTCCGGTTTTCTTTCCTGCCAGTTCAAGGGCAAGCTCCACATCCACGATAATCTTGCGTCCTATCTGGGTGATGGCTTTGTCAATCTTTCCGCTTTTCTTGATGCGGTTGGCGGTTGGCAGGCTGCACCCAAATAGTTTGGCTATGCCCAGTATTCCGTACACATACTTTCTTTCTGTGTCCGTAACGGGTCGTGGTTGCACTTCCACTTGATGGGAAGCGTGTTTGCTCAGGAATATGAACTCTTCGCCTGTCATCTGCCAGACGGGTTTTAATAATAACTCTTGAAGATTTGTCATCGTTCAATCTATTTAGCCGTTAAACAATCAGCCCTGCGCACTGGCTGTTATCTCTGTTCTCGAACGATGCAAAATTAGGTAGGGGCGTGAGTGGTAAGGATGTGGTTGGTGTAAATGGAATATCCTGTTATTTCTCTGAATATCAGATAATAAAAATACCACTCAAAAATTAATTTGAGTGGTAAAAGTGGTAATTTCGTAAAATGTCAGGACATATTACGGATTATCGGAATATTGCGTCCATTTCTTTGGCGAACTTCTGGTTACTGTCACTTGGAAAATCCGACACCGGTTCCTTGTACTTTGACTTGTAGTAGTTCTCGTCAATATCCAACTGTTTCAGGATTGTATT
The Bacteroides caecimuris DNA segment above includes these coding regions:
- a CDS encoding toprim domain-containing protein, whose amino-acid sequence is MDIQTTKQIRIADYLHSLGYSPVKQQGINLWYKSPLREETEASFKVNTERNQWYDFALGKGGGIIELAQELYCSTCISYILQKIEEQTPHIRPVSFSFGKQSFSEPSFQQLEIVPLSSPALLSYLQERGINTELAKRECREAHFTNNGRRYFAIAFPNVSGGYEIRNRYFKGCIAPKEISHIRQSGKARETCYVFEGFMDYLSFLTLRQESCPNYPELDGQDYIVLNSVSNVSKALYPLGSYERIHCFFDNDRAGMEALRQIRMEYGRDLYIRDASQTYSECKDLNEYLQKQAERKGQIQSVKETHTQPPKKKNGFRL
- a CDS encoding DUF3853 family protein produces the protein MTNLQELLLKPVWQMTGEEFIFLSKHASHQVEVQPRPVTDTERKYVYGILGIAKLFGCSLPTANRIKKSGKIDKAITQIGRKIIVDVELALELAGKKTGGRK
- a CDS encoding DNA alkylation repair protein; this encodes MAESFKNMFDKPFFGRFVNDLSLVLQNMSVDKFVTLVMDEEWENRGYKQRIAHITTVLHKFMPTEYKEAVAKIFKLLDCVKVRLLDFSKIDDKNFNLLTLEYGVILDHYVERYGIEDYETSVKAIERITQFTTCEFVTHAFIVKYQDEMMKQMLAWSKHPHWGVRRLASEGCRPRLPWAMSLPKLKENPAPIIPIMENLKNDPSRFVRLSVANNLNDISKDNPQIVIALAKKWKGQSENIDWVIKHGCRTLLKQGNHEILNLFGLSLNDNISIGDFKILTKRIKMGDSVEFCFNLNNYNTEKRTIRLEYGIYYRKMNGEMTRKVYKISEKEYKGNSITEVNRKHSFRPITTRTFYPGIHQIAVIFNGCESGKCEFELVE
- a CDS encoding AAA family ATPase, coding for MDYMKEFKDISAEEAVILWQASRLSLSKSYEKAPEILKVHGSVIGTLGNFSASIGKAKSKKTFNVSAIVAAALKNGTVLRYVAELSDGKRKVLYVDTEQSPYHCLKVMKRILRMAGLPDDRDNENLEFLALRKYTPEQRIKIVEQAIYNTPDIGLVIIDGIRDMVYDINSSGESTRIISKLMQWTDDRQIHIHTILHQNKGDENARGHIGTELNNKAETVLLVEKDKSNGDISSVSAMHIRAMDFEPFAFRINDSALPELIEGYKTESRKPGRPEEEKFDPYRHITEQQHRIALEAVFGLKEEYGYKELEDALIKSYTSIGVKLNHQKAVPLITMLRNKRMIVQENGRKYTFMPDFHY
- a CDS encoding mobilization protein; this encodes MATKSSIHIKPCNIASSEAHNRRTAEYIRNIGMSKIYVVSELSADNEQWINPNFGTLELQTHYDNIKRMVKEKTGRAMQEKERERKGKNGKIIKVAGCSPIREGVLLIRPDTTLADVHKFGEECQRRWGITPLQIFLHKDEGHWLGGKPDTEDKESFQVGGKWFKPNYHAHIVFDWMNHDTGKSRKLNDEDMAAMQTLASDILMMERGQSKNVTGKEHLERNDFIIEKQKAELQRIEAIKRHKEQQVNLAEQELRQVKSEIRTDKLKSVATDAATVIASGVGSLFGSGKMKKLEQSNDELRQEIAKRDKGIDDLKAQMQRMQEQHGKQIRNLQGIHNQELEAKDKEISRLNTLLEKAFKWFPMLREMLRMEKLCAAIGFTKEMIESLLTKKEAIRCNGRIYSEEHRRKFDIKNDIFKVEKNPTDDSKLILTINKQSIDEWFKEQWNKLRQSLRQSAEEPRKNRGFKL